The Candidatus Nanopelagicales bacterium genome has a segment encoding these proteins:
- a CDS encoding FAD:protein FMN transferase, producing the protein MVRTDSATTEAARVFQQVGFVAMGCECNLTVVAEPGESPAGVELLSRRAVARVQDLDAKWSRFRADSEISELNRSTGRPVHVSSDTVALVRALVEAWRATAGAFDPTLLPLLLAGGYARSRRNPELVTALPAHVVAPGRPGDVVVFEETGDVVLPFGTTLDSGGLGKGLAADWVAQQVMDGGAIGVLVDIGGDLRVMGRPPRGDAWRITLAADQSVVVLRDGGVATSCRLTRQQLGSGTAQRVPRLRHDLINPYLADASRNSVTTVSVVAGTAAWAEAMTKLPFVLGRTAGLSALNQRAVAASTWTDGVDDLPHCTSTWWNYLEVAQ; encoded by the coding sequence GTGGTTCGCACTGACAGCGCTACCACCGAGGCTGCCCGAGTGTTCCAACAGGTCGGGTTCGTCGCGATGGGGTGCGAATGCAATCTCACGGTTGTGGCCGAGCCAGGGGAGTCACCTGCTGGCGTCGAACTGTTGAGTCGTCGGGCAGTCGCCCGCGTGCAAGACCTCGACGCAAAGTGGAGTCGGTTCCGGGCGGATTCAGAGATCTCTGAACTGAACCGTTCGACCGGACGCCCAGTCCACGTCAGTTCCGACACGGTGGCGCTCGTCCGCGCGCTCGTTGAGGCGTGGCGGGCTACGGCCGGGGCATTTGACCCGACCCTGTTACCGCTCCTGCTCGCCGGCGGCTACGCGCGTTCGCGCCGCAATCCGGAGCTGGTCACCGCATTACCGGCCCACGTGGTTGCACCCGGCAGGCCAGGGGACGTAGTCGTCTTCGAGGAAACCGGTGACGTGGTACTTCCGTTCGGAACCACGCTGGACTCCGGTGGACTCGGCAAGGGTCTTGCCGCGGACTGGGTTGCTCAGCAAGTGATGGATGGCGGCGCCATCGGGGTGCTCGTTGACATCGGCGGAGACCTGCGGGTGATGGGCCGTCCTCCCCGAGGCGACGCCTGGCGGATCACTTTGGCGGCCGATCAATCTGTCGTCGTTCTGCGCGACGGTGGCGTGGCAACTTCCTGTCGCTTGACCCGGCAACAACTCGGTAGTGGCACCGCGCAGCGCGTCCCCCGTTTGCGTCATGACCTCATCAACCCGTACCTGGCTGATGCCAGCCGCAACTCAGTAACCACCGTGTCCGTCGTTGCCGGAACCGCTGCCTGGGCAGAGGCGATGACCAAGCTGCCATTCGTGCTCGGTCGGACAGCTGGTTTGAGCGCGTTAAACCAGCGCGCGGTAGCAGCATCCACGTGGACTGATGGGGTCGACGACTTGCCCCACTGCACCAGCACCTGGTGGAACTACCTGGAGGTAGCGCAATGA
- a CDS encoding ferric reductase-like transmembrane domain-containing protein: MTVNVNEHLFWYLSRASGIVGWVLITVAVIWGVVLSTGILRDRDRPGWVLDLHRMLGGLAFAVLVVHVGALLFDPVVPFSVSDALVPFASAWKPWAVAFGIVGFYLLILIELSSFARRKMSLRTWRAIHMSAWAVALLGAIHAGLGGTDVSNRVYRIAALSLIGLTCLAAVLRLLVSRSPSSRKLRVHRRMDGDRPGTASDPGAVDPEATDELLAERSMQPTTTVGHRSRYAEPGTRRPS; encoded by the coding sequence ATGACGGTGAATGTCAACGAACATCTGTTCTGGTACCTATCCAGGGCGTCCGGAATCGTCGGTTGGGTCCTCATCACCGTCGCGGTCATTTGGGGGGTGGTGCTCTCAACTGGAATCTTGCGCGATCGAGATCGACCGGGGTGGGTGCTCGACCTCCATCGGATGCTTGGCGGACTCGCGTTCGCGGTCCTGGTCGTTCACGTCGGCGCGCTGTTGTTCGACCCGGTTGTGCCCTTCAGCGTCAGTGATGCACTGGTGCCGTTCGCATCGGCGTGGAAGCCGTGGGCGGTCGCATTCGGGATCGTCGGCTTCTACTTGTTGATCCTGATCGAACTCTCGTCATTCGCGCGCCGCAAGATGAGTCTGCGCACCTGGCGTGCCATCCACATGTCGGCGTGGGCAGTCGCGCTGCTTGGTGCGATTCATGCCGGGCTCGGCGGAACTGACGTCAGCAATCGCGTCTATCGAATCGCGGCACTGTCGTTGATCGGTTTGACCTGTCTGGCGGCTGTGCTGCGGCTGTTGGTCTCGCGGTCACCGTCGTCACGCAAACTGCGTGTCCATCGGCGCATGGATGGCGATCGACCAGGCACCGCAAGCGATCCGGGCGCAGTCGACCCGGAAGCGACAGACGAGTTACTCGCCGAGCGATCTATGCAACCGACGACGACGGTAGGTCATCGGTCGAGATACGCAGAGCCCGGAACACGCCGTCCATCGTAA
- a CDS encoding ABC transporter ATP-binding protein encodes MITFEGASKTYPDGTVAVHPLDLQVNKGEVCVLVGASGCGKTTTMRMINRLQEPTTGRVLVDGRDVMTVPLRELRLGMGYVIQQIGLFPHQTVRRNIATVCNLLKWDKKRVDDRVDEMLELVGLPAEEFGNRYPHQLSGGQRQRVGVARGLAADPPVLLMDEPFGAVDPIARARLQDQFLALQERVRKTVVIVTHDIDEAVRLGDRIAVMRPGGYLEQYAAPAEVLANPATPFVAEFTGTDRSLKLLAVTPVESGELEAAGPEASSLDNVPADCSLREALAVLLDSPVGRVSVGDPANPDGVLTMDGVFRALRISTDDLPSSSVA; translated from the coding sequence ATGATTACCTTTGAAGGTGCCTCAAAGACCTATCCCGATGGAACAGTTGCAGTCCACCCGCTGGATCTGCAGGTGAACAAGGGCGAGGTCTGCGTCCTCGTTGGGGCGTCGGGTTGTGGCAAGACCACCACCATGCGGATGATCAACCGTCTGCAGGAGCCGACCACCGGCCGCGTGCTGGTGGATGGCCGCGACGTCATGACCGTGCCACTGCGCGAGCTTCGGCTGGGCATGGGTTACGTCATTCAGCAGATCGGCCTATTCCCGCACCAGACCGTCCGCAGGAACATCGCGACGGTCTGCAACCTGCTCAAGTGGGACAAGAAACGGGTCGACGATCGCGTTGACGAGATGCTCGAACTCGTCGGGCTACCGGCGGAGGAGTTCGGCAACCGATACCCCCACCAGCTGTCCGGCGGCCAACGGCAGCGCGTCGGCGTTGCCCGCGGACTCGCCGCCGATCCCCCAGTGCTGTTGATGGACGAGCCATTCGGCGCGGTGGATCCCATCGCTCGGGCTCGCCTGCAGGACCAGTTCCTCGCGTTACAGGAGCGGGTCCGCAAGACCGTCGTCATCGTCACGCACGACATCGACGAGGCCGTCCGTCTCGGCGACCGGATCGCGGTCATGCGCCCGGGTGGTTACCTGGAGCAATACGCCGCGCCAGCCGAGGTGCTGGCCAACCCGGCGACGCCGTTCGTCGCCGAGTTCACCGGCACGGATCGCTCGCTCAAACTGCTGGCCGTCACCCCAGTGGAGTCAGGGGAACTCGAGGCCGCCGGGCCGGAAGCATCGTCGCTGGACAACGTCCCCGCGGACTGTTCCCTGCGCGAGGCCCTCGCGGTGTTGCTCGATTCGCCCGTGGGTCGCGTGTCGGTCGGAGATCCGGCAAACCCGGACGGCGTCCTTACGATGGACGGCGTGTTCCGGGCTCTGCGTATCTCGACCGATGACCTACCGTCGTCGTCGGTTGCATAG
- a CDS encoding ABC transporter permease, translated as MPPFSAALMAAGATVEPAPNPWFSWSYVTSHTTQLLEAGQQHILLTLTSVLLAMVVAFPLALLVRRYPRLEAPVLALGGVLYTIPSLALISVLWPVFGLSPWTVVVALALYAFLVVLRNSVVGLKGVPSDAVDAARGMGYSKVRILTRVEVPLATPTILAGVRIATVTTVGLVTIGALVGYGGFGSLIYSGFLQNFWHAQIMTATIACVLLAVVLEGLLQLVERLLTPWTRTVRGSA; from the coding sequence GTGCCTCCCTTCAGCGCTGCTTTGATGGCTGCCGGTGCCACCGTTGAGCCTGCGCCGAATCCCTGGTTCAGCTGGTCGTATGTCACATCACACACCACTCAACTGCTTGAAGCCGGTCAGCAGCACATCTTGCTGACGCTCACCTCAGTGCTGTTGGCGATGGTCGTCGCCTTTCCACTTGCACTGCTGGTTAGACGCTACCCGCGTTTGGAGGCTCCTGTCCTGGCGCTCGGCGGTGTGCTTTACACAATTCCTTCGCTCGCGCTGATCTCGGTGCTATGGCCGGTATTTGGTCTGTCTCCCTGGACGGTCGTTGTTGCGTTGGCGCTGTATGCGTTCTTGGTGGTGTTGCGCAACTCCGTGGTCGGACTCAAAGGCGTCCCATCGGATGCGGTTGATGCAGCCCGCGGGATGGGCTACAGCAAGGTGCGGATCCTCACCCGAGTCGAGGTTCCACTGGCCACGCCGACAATCCTGGCTGGTGTCCGAATCGCCACAGTGACGACCGTGGGGCTGGTCACGATTGGCGCATTGGTGGGCTACGGCGGCTTTGGGTCGCTGATCTACAGCGGCTTCCTGCAGAACTTCTGGCACGCGCAAATCATGACCGCAACGATCGCGTGCGTGCTGCTCGCAGTCGTGTTGGAAGGGCTGCTGCAATTGGTTGAGCGGCTGCTCACACCGTGGACCCGGACAGTTCGGGGGTCCGCATGA